In a genomic window of Sulfoacidibacillus ferrooxidans:
- a CDS encoding HlyD family efflux transporter periplasmic adaptor subunit — protein MSISLGMQHGGKGVFGRKNRKWVYGALAVVIVLGTGATVAAKDLSQSGTPAYSTYTVGYGNVVQTVSAAATVQPATTVNLSFDGGGTGTLATVNVSIGQKVTAGQVLATLDDTQETTQVAQDQAAVTAAQGNLEQAQAKLLATQEGPTAATIAVAQAAVARANATLAGAKQQYQDEVAIYNNRSSAQQQLVSAQNAVAQDQVAVQAAQVNLQKTQLAAQASLDGGGTPQDVTALQAIVSTDEQAVTSAQKQLALAKTNLQLLSQDLSTAQTQYGSITEAQVEQAYQAYQSELASYNQFVGETTNPNAANPFSSAMQAADTEYQQLNTGYTDLQQAQEQYNAGEETVQNDQTAIANAQSNLATAQKNVADAMPASSTNLAQQSQVSVQAAQVSLTEAQTQYKSAQQDLQVAQALYNDRTSGAQAVSQAQNTVEQDQIAVQSAQASLQETEQPSTPAMIEESQAAVTTAQAQLSSAQAALQGANVSEADMTLRAPMSGVITAINDTAGELVNGSAPVMTLQSDTKNQMELNIQVPEAGIGSVKAGDQIQATVSALPNQTFTGTVLQVYPTPQVVDNVTNYTVMAVVNDPSGQLLSGMATSVTIQTATANHVVEIPAIALQQVGTMEGVYVVGTRPAGTFAFGGHGSFSGTATTSGYGGYGSDGGYGGGHGKKKGKSGSYGKGFGANGTSPSSTNAAGSGIAVGGANSTGGATGSGTGNAGKTGAFKGFAGPSAPKGTYFQPVQVGIFGTNNVQITAGLTPNEKIVLIAPASATSSTSTPSFKGGHGGFGGGGFGGGGFGGGRG, from the coding sequence ATGAGCATTAGTTTAGGCATGCAACACGGGGGCAAGGGAGTATTTGGACGAAAAAATCGCAAATGGGTATATGGTGCGTTGGCTGTTGTCATTGTGCTTGGCACGGGGGCGACAGTGGCTGCCAAAGATCTGTCACAATCAGGGACGCCGGCGTATTCAACCTATACAGTAGGGTATGGCAATGTGGTGCAGACGGTGTCTGCGGCAGCGACGGTGCAACCGGCTACGACGGTGAATTTGTCATTTGACGGTGGTGGGACGGGGACGCTTGCGACGGTCAATGTGAGCATAGGACAAAAGGTAACGGCAGGTCAGGTGCTAGCTACGCTAGATGATACGCAGGAAACGACACAGGTGGCACAAGATCAAGCGGCGGTCACTGCGGCGCAAGGCAATCTGGAGCAGGCACAGGCAAAGCTACTGGCCACACAGGAAGGCCCTACTGCAGCGACGATTGCCGTGGCACAAGCGGCCGTTGCAAGGGCCAATGCTACGTTAGCTGGGGCTAAACAGCAGTATCAAGATGAAGTGGCGATCTATAATAATCGGTCGAGTGCGCAGCAACAACTCGTCAGTGCGCAAAACGCGGTGGCACAAGATCAGGTGGCGGTGCAGGCGGCACAAGTGAATTTGCAAAAGACACAACTTGCAGCGCAGGCGTCTCTCGATGGAGGGGGAACGCCACAAGATGTGACAGCACTACAAGCAATCGTGAGTACAGATGAGCAAGCGGTGACCTCTGCACAAAAGCAGTTAGCTCTTGCAAAAACCAATCTGCAACTTCTCAGTCAAGATTTGAGTACCGCACAGACGCAATACGGATCGATCACCGAAGCGCAAGTGGAGCAGGCCTATCAGGCATACCAGTCGGAACTGGCTAGTTACAATCAATTTGTAGGGGAAACGACCAATCCCAATGCAGCGAACCCGTTTTCTTCGGCGATGCAGGCGGCAGATACAGAGTATCAGCAACTCAACACGGGATACACGGATCTTCAACAGGCGCAAGAACAGTACAATGCGGGCGAGGAAACCGTCCAAAATGATCAGACGGCCATTGCCAATGCACAATCCAATCTAGCCACAGCACAAAAAAATGTAGCGGATGCGATGCCTGCGAGCAGTACGAATTTAGCCCAGCAATCGCAAGTGAGTGTACAGGCGGCACAAGTCAGTCTCACGGAGGCGCAGACGCAGTATAAGTCGGCACAGCAGGACTTACAAGTAGCCCAAGCGCTCTACAATGATCGCACATCAGGTGCGCAGGCGGTCAGTCAAGCGCAAAATACTGTGGAACAAGATCAGATTGCGGTGCAAAGCGCACAGGCGTCGTTGCAAGAGACGGAACAACCGTCTACCCCAGCTATGATTGAAGAGAGCCAGGCGGCAGTGACGACTGCACAGGCGCAACTGAGTTCTGCCCAAGCTGCCCTTCAAGGGGCAAATGTCAGTGAAGCGGATATGACGCTACGCGCTCCGATGTCCGGGGTGATTACAGCGATTAATGACACGGCAGGTGAACTGGTCAATGGTTCAGCGCCTGTGATGACCTTACAAAGTGATACGAAAAATCAGATGGAGTTAAATATTCAGGTGCCAGAAGCGGGTATTGGATCGGTCAAAGCAGGTGATCAGATCCAAGCGACTGTATCAGCATTGCCTAATCAGACCTTCACGGGTACGGTGCTACAAGTGTATCCCACGCCACAGGTGGTGGATAATGTTACAAATTATACGGTGATGGCAGTTGTCAATGATCCATCTGGACAACTACTCTCGGGTATGGCGACTAGTGTCACGATCCAAACGGCAACAGCCAACCACGTGGTGGAGATTCCAGCGATCGCGCTACAACAAGTGGGCACGATGGAGGGTGTCTATGTAGTAGGCACAAGACCTGCTGGTACGTTTGCATTTGGAGGGCATGGATCGTTTAGTGGGACTGCTACGACAAGTGGCTACGGTGGTTATGGAAGTGATGGTGGATATGGCGGTGGACATGGGAAAAAGAAAGGGAAGTCAGGGTCATACGGGAAGGGCTTTGGTGCCAATGGCACAAGTCCATCTTCTACAAACGCAGCGGGGAGTGGTATAGCTGTAGGCGGTGCCAATAGTACTGGTGGTGCAACTGGAAGCGGAACTGGGAACGCTGGAAAAACGGGTGCGTTTAAAGGGTTTGCAGGACCGAGTGCACCAAAGGGCACGTATTTTCAACCCGTACAAGTCGGGATCTTTGGTACCAATAACGTACAAATTACAGCAGGACTCACGCCTAATGAAAAAATTGTCTTGATTGCGCCTGCAAGTGCTACGAGTTCAACAAGTACGCCTTCATTTAAAGGAGGACATGGCGGATTTGGCGGCGGTGGCTTTGGTGGTGGCGGGTTTGGAGGCGGTCGTGGATGA
- a CDS encoding MarR family winged helix-turn-helix transcriptional regulator → MIHKMRLLQLLPISLDRMHRLIRMTVKQEIHRKVGIPELRIIDFIAFRMISRHPGLTIKELSTRLGIAQSTASGMVERYERMKLIRKIINEEDRRSYRLYLPKDSEAVMKDHIQVVTDDLFATLIDQLSDAEREGLQVGLAGLLRVADEQLALFTEDTNHC, encoded by the coding sequence ATGATCCACAAGATGAGACTACTTCAACTTCTACCAATAAGTCTTGACCGGATGCATCGATTGATCCGCATGACGGTGAAACAAGAAATTCACCGTAAAGTAGGCATTCCTGAACTTCGCATCATCGACTTTATCGCTTTTCGTATGATTAGCCGCCACCCAGGACTTACGATCAAAGAGTTGAGCACACGACTGGGAATCGCCCAAAGCACCGCATCTGGCATGGTCGAACGCTATGAGCGGATGAAACTTATCCGTAAAATCATCAACGAAGAAGATCGTCGGTCTTATCGCTTATATCTTCCAAAAGATTCAGAAGCCGTCATGAAAGATCACATTCAAGTCGTCACAGATGATCTCTTTGCAACGTTGATTGATCAGCTGAGTGACGCTGAGCGTGAAGGACTGCAAGTAGGACTAGCCGGACTACTGCGCGTTGCAGACGAACAACTCGCTTTGTTCACAGAAGATACCAATCATTGCTAA
- a CDS encoding response regulator transcription factor, which translates to MRVLIVEDHIDVASVIEAALLDERFETEVCHNGRTGLERALDASYDVMILDIMLPDVSGHYVLKEIRKAGLTTPVLFLTARDSVEDRVIGLDYGADDYLTKPFDVAELLARVRALSRRKGSIFQEDQIAYRRIRMSPQAHDAFVDKNPLHLTVKEYELLEYFLVNAEQILTRQQIFYRVWGFNSDSGSAVVDVYVHYVRKKLALYGCDDYVQTVRGVGFMLKES; encoded by the coding sequence ATGCGCGTACTGATTGTGGAAGATCATATAGATGTTGCTAGTGTCATCGAAGCGGCACTGCTTGATGAACGGTTTGAAACGGAGGTGTGTCATAACGGGCGCACAGGGTTAGAGCGGGCACTTGATGCATCGTATGATGTCATGATTTTAGATATTATGTTACCTGATGTAAGTGGACATTACGTGCTAAAAGAGATTCGCAAGGCAGGTCTTACGACGCCTGTGCTGTTTTTGACTGCGCGCGATAGTGTGGAAGATCGCGTGATCGGGCTTGATTATGGTGCGGATGACTATCTTACAAAGCCTTTTGATGTAGCGGAGTTATTGGCGCGCGTTCGTGCGCTATCGCGGCGCAAAGGGAGTATCTTTCAAGAAGATCAGATTGCGTATCGCAGGATTCGCATGAGTCCGCAAGCGCATGATGCTTTTGTAGATAAAAACCCCCTTCATCTCACGGTTAAAGAATATGAACTACTTGAATATTTTCTTGTCAATGCGGAGCAAATTCTCACGCGCCAACAGATTTTTTATCGCGTGTGGGGGTTCAATTCGGATTCTGGTTCTGCGGTGGTCGATGTGTATGTTCACTATGTACGCAAAAAATTAGCGCTCTATGGTTGTGACGACTACGTGCAAACGGTGCGTGGCGTTGGGTTTATGTTAAAGGAGTCATAA
- a CDS encoding ABC transporter ATP-binding protein → MMSAEERIPLIFMQQVVREYQVGGQVMRALNGVDLVIDHGEFVAIMGPSGSGKSTTMNLIGCLDIPTSGEYAIDGHLVSTLHEDELAALRNLKIGFVFQNFNLLARTSALENVELPMVYAGVSPKERRERAMQALERVGLQDRMHNRPNELSGGQQQRVSIARALVNHPLLLLADEPTGALDTKNTEEILLLFEELHAQGNTVVIVTHEDEVGAHAKRIVRFRDGMIESDTAAPSVRMMDSHGTVSHVRSMDMPHASEDSSMQKETVIHTKRGGSYVTH, encoded by the coding sequence ATGATGAGTGCAGAGGAACGCATTCCACTGATCTTCATGCAACAAGTTGTGCGCGAATATCAGGTGGGTGGCCAAGTGATGCGCGCATTAAACGGAGTCGACCTCGTCATCGATCATGGGGAGTTTGTCGCGATTATGGGGCCTTCTGGGTCGGGTAAATCAACGACGATGAACTTGATTGGCTGTTTAGATATCCCTACGTCTGGAGAGTACGCGATTGACGGGCATTTGGTCAGCACGCTTCACGAGGATGAATTAGCTGCGCTACGCAATCTGAAGATTGGCTTTGTTTTTCAAAATTTTAATCTGCTTGCGCGTACATCGGCACTCGAGAATGTGGAATTGCCCATGGTCTACGCGGGCGTTTCGCCCAAGGAGCGGCGCGAGCGCGCCATGCAGGCACTAGAGCGCGTGGGTTTACAGGATCGCATGCACAACCGACCCAACGAATTATCTGGCGGTCAACAACAACGCGTCTCCATCGCGCGTGCGCTGGTCAATCATCCCTTGCTGTTGTTAGCGGATGAACCCACTGGCGCACTCGATACGAAAAACACGGAAGAGATCTTGCTGCTGTTCGAGGAGCTGCACGCGCAGGGGAATACGGTCGTGATTGTCACGCATGAAGATGAGGTGGGTGCACACGCCAAGCGCATTGTGCGGTTTCGCGATGGGATGATCGAATCTGATACAGCCGCACCGTCTGTACGCATGATGGACAGCCACGGGACAGTAAGTCACGTGAGGAGTATGGATATGCCGCATGCATCGGAGGATTCTTCGATGCAAAAGGAAACGGTCATTCACACGAAACGAGGTGGGAGCTATGTCACTCACTGA
- a CDS encoding sensor histidine kinase produces MFSRVGLRLAVLNAVVFAVILVAISGVLYLFTKERLYEKVDHTLQVNAQMMLHGPKYPFAHWPLRQAQLHFASTQPHFGQLPTVIIVWSATHQVIFQQPANTFSASGLHAIASALSERHPYNESVQGHDFRILNVGISAQDAAFLPRGGTVQIIRNIDDQTRELHALLVLILFSISAGLLAAIAAGWFLAQRALVPIRESWEKQQRFVSDASHELRTPLAVVKAQAQLLLRHPDHTVRQEASGISAIDKEARRMNQLVEDLLTLARADSNQLELSLEAVDVSEMLAGIEDLFQVLCVQKGLHITFDIEPHVVLLGDEKRLHQLVWILLDNALKYTPEGGRINVLCRRTETAVELSVSDTGVGIAKADLPYIFDRFYRGDKARSTEGTGLGLAIGKWIVDTHHGKLTVQSEVNQGTTMLVYFQVGKRFMPDEH; encoded by the coding sequence ATGTTTTCGCGCGTCGGTTTGCGATTGGCGGTGCTAAATGCCGTTGTTTTTGCGGTGATTCTCGTTGCGATATCTGGTGTGTTGTATTTGTTTACAAAAGAGCGGCTTTATGAAAAGGTCGATCACACGTTACAGGTCAATGCGCAGATGATGTTGCATGGACCAAAGTATCCGTTTGCGCACTGGCCTTTGCGACAGGCGCAGTTGCACTTTGCTTCGACGCAACCGCATTTTGGCCAATTGCCAACGGTGATTATCGTGTGGAGTGCGACACATCAGGTGATTTTCCAGCAACCGGCAAACACGTTTTCGGCAAGTGGGTTACATGCGATCGCATCTGCTCTCAGTGAGCGCCACCCCTACAATGAAAGTGTACAAGGCCATGATTTTCGCATACTCAATGTGGGGATCTCTGCGCAGGATGCCGCTTTTCTTCCTCGTGGTGGGACGGTGCAAATTATCCGCAATATCGATGATCAGACGCGTGAATTACATGCGCTGTTGGTCTTGATCTTATTCTCTATTAGTGCAGGGTTACTTGCGGCTATTGCTGCAGGTTGGTTTTTGGCGCAACGGGCGCTTGTGCCGATTCGCGAGTCGTGGGAAAAACAGCAGCGCTTTGTATCTGATGCATCGCATGAATTGCGCACGCCACTTGCAGTGGTCAAGGCGCAGGCGCAGCTCTTGTTGCGGCATCCGGATCATACGGTGCGACAAGAGGCTAGTGGAATTTCTGCGATTGATAAAGAGGCGCGGCGGATGAATCAGCTTGTGGAGGATCTGCTGACGCTTGCGCGGGCTGATTCGAATCAACTGGAACTTTCGCTAGAAGCGGTGGATGTGTCGGAAATGTTAGCGGGCATTGAAGATTTGTTTCAAGTGCTTTGTGTTCAAAAAGGGTTACATATCACCTTTGACATCGAGCCACATGTGGTGCTGCTAGGGGACGAGAAGCGACTTCATCAATTGGTGTGGATTTTGCTAGACAATGCGCTCAAATACACGCCTGAAGGTGGACGAATCAACGTGCTGTGTCGGCGGACGGAAACTGCAGTGGAGTTGTCAGTATCTGATACGGGTGTGGGGATTGCAAAGGCTGATTTGCCCTATATTTTTGATCGTTTTTATCGCGGGGATAAGGCGCGGTCCACGGAGGGTACGGGGCTTGGACTTGCGATTGGGAAGTGGATTGTGGATACGCATCATGGCAAATTGACTGTGCAAAGTGAAGTCAATCAGGGCACGACCATGCTCGTGTACTTTCAAGTGGGGAAGAGGTTTATGCCAGATGAGCATTAG
- a CDS encoding efflux RND transporter periplasmic adaptor subunit, giving the protein MKDRYHLKRIIPTLILTTMVGSLLSGCGTRGPAQAASLPPLPVSIETVALSPVASQNTYLGQVTPYIQTNVSPAISGVLSSVDVRAGQVIQQGQVIATINTSQLQAQLAQAQASEGVSEAELTSSMESNQNSLKQAQASIQTAQANLAQEQTNVNNTITSNQQAVNTESQQYQDALAQFDSSVAAEEKAVAVAEQQLKNAQSSQQNTIAQAQSQLDTAKANLAAATSQQTTSIATDEANVSAAQQTLATAQDALTQAQEDSQFPTSNAILQAQSTYDQAKTALQNAENQLSLEQSSGAVAEAKASYAAAESNLKSAQDGQPIAVAQAQLAAAQQALQSAQNSKSLTVAQAQLAQAKAALTSAQSSAQTSIATSKSQLQQAQVAYQTEQTNTQLPVSQAQVQSAQAGVQVISAQIQNGQILSPISGYVQSVNDQVGEGVGTSADIVTIASMSPEMVTVNVPEFDINKMQDGTKMVVTVPSLNEVLHGHVIAIHPELSTSTMAYPVDIEVSGSNAPLLPGLEVQAVASSSNAHLGIMVPADAVLNLQSGANEVFTVQNGVAQSQIVQVGAMTQNEYQITSGLSLGQELVVQGQNLLSPGNQVTVVSINGKAVKGLPTQASTEAKHYTKHHPKKKGTSS; this is encoded by the coding sequence ATGAAAGATCGCTATCATTTAAAAAGGATTATACCAACCCTTATCCTCACCACAATGGTTGGGTCATTGCTTTCAGGTTGTGGCACGAGAGGACCCGCACAAGCAGCTTCATTGCCACCCTTACCAGTGAGCATTGAAACAGTTGCACTATCACCTGTAGCATCACAAAACACATATCTTGGACAAGTAACACCCTATATTCAAACCAATGTATCACCCGCCATATCAGGCGTACTGTCCTCCGTAGATGTTCGCGCAGGCCAAGTGATCCAACAAGGTCAAGTCATCGCAACAATAAACACCAGTCAACTCCAAGCACAATTAGCACAAGCACAAGCAAGTGAAGGCGTATCGGAAGCCGAACTGACTTCATCGATGGAATCCAATCAAAACTCGCTCAAACAAGCACAAGCGTCTATTCAAACCGCACAAGCCAATTTAGCTCAAGAACAGACCAATGTAAACAACACAATTACATCCAATCAACAAGCAGTCAATACCGAATCACAACAATATCAAGATGCTCTGGCACAATTTGATAGTTCTGTCGCAGCCGAAGAAAAAGCCGTAGCAGTTGCCGAACAACAATTAAAAAACGCCCAGTCTAGTCAGCAAAACACAATTGCACAAGCACAGAGTCAATTAGATACGGCAAAAGCAAACCTAGCCGCTGCCACAAGTCAACAAACGACAAGCATCGCAACCGATGAGGCCAATGTGAGTGCAGCACAGCAAACGCTAGCCACTGCACAAGATGCTTTGACACAAGCACAAGAAGATAGTCAGTTCCCTACTTCAAATGCCATCTTACAAGCACAAAGTACCTACGATCAAGCAAAAACAGCACTTCAAAACGCAGAGAACCAACTCTCACTTGAGCAGTCGAGCGGTGCCGTTGCAGAAGCGAAGGCGAGTTACGCTGCTGCTGAATCCAACTTGAAATCAGCGCAAGATGGGCAACCGATTGCCGTAGCACAAGCCCAGTTGGCTGCAGCACAACAAGCACTTCAATCTGCCCAAAATAGCAAATCACTCACTGTCGCACAGGCCCAGCTCGCACAGGCAAAGGCAGCCTTAACTTCTGCACAATCTTCTGCACAAACGAGCATCGCAACATCGAAATCACAGTTACAACAGGCTCAAGTTGCCTACCAAACTGAACAAACCAACACACAGTTGCCAGTTAGCCAGGCACAAGTTCAATCAGCTCAAGCAGGAGTTCAAGTCATCTCCGCCCAGATTCAAAATGGACAAATCCTCTCACCGATCAGCGGTTATGTACAATCAGTCAATGACCAAGTCGGAGAAGGGGTAGGCACGTCTGCTGACATTGTCACCATCGCATCGATGAGTCCAGAGATGGTCACCGTCAACGTCCCCGAATTTGATATCAACAAAATGCAAGATGGCACGAAGATGGTGGTCACGGTACCTTCATTAAATGAAGTCTTGCACGGACATGTCATCGCCATTCATCCAGAACTTTCGACAAGCACAATGGCCTATCCAGTAGACATTGAAGTGAGCGGATCAAACGCCCCACTTTTACCTGGACTTGAGGTACAAGCCGTCGCATCCTCTAGTAACGCGCACCTTGGCATCATGGTGCCAGCAGATGCTGTCCTCAACTTGCAAAGTGGCGCCAATGAAGTCTTTACAGTGCAAAATGGCGTAGCCCAATCACAAATTGTGCAAGTCGGTGCCATGACGCAAAATGAATACCAAATTACGAGCGGCTTATCCCTTGGGCAAGAACTTGTCGTACAAGGACAAAATTTATTGTCTCCTGGCAATCAAGTGACTGTGGTATCCATCAATGGAAAAGCAGTCAAAGGATTACCTACACAAGCATCGACAGAAGCAAAGCACTACACCAAGCATCATCCTAAGAAAAAGGGGACATCGTCTTGA